A genomic region of Daphnia carinata strain CSIRO-1 chromosome 5, CSIRO_AGI_Dcar_HiC_V3, whole genome shotgun sequence contains the following coding sequences:
- the LOC130696171 gene encoding KAT8 regulatory NSL complex subunit 1-like has protein sequence MCVSVVGLQPPQCPLRSSGKRSGSSINQQQSIRRHSTENRRSRWSGRLVWSLSGPAASAMAPALTQATPHQRCCPLNSNPNVPPSLTLLPKSHHSSLLKDTREVWPSRCCGTNGSVKTTDIRSPRNSSSKCRRNSGGVGVAVSGKEIARSEDLTKSRGGQGGGVADGQGALDPPPAIVKALAAPGPPPTIGQGTDLAHTITSAAAVAPRSSPPSNGGGRGTSPALNGNANMGLHPTAPGDRMDLDSPPLVVQTAGKTPEWSATTTATTTSSSTTTGTTTMVDGNLEVGEEAEASVQDILDAIKSMEVEQCADIGLSAAEQQLLRDAAAAVMEDVAALPVSGEPTPVAVVDKEAEVERRLNEARVKQQQIESRCQTLLRRAGRLQSRHVGRHVADQVAHFVTYAKETLSIGGKGRGGPHGAAESNLYGWAEDGRLPTREEVRNIPTATLVNLVSRLQAPPVSYLSNRRYFGLSNRCAAPSAGQQQQYQSSASHYNRTGRQLSSQMAETLEEVAGLWEAQLRYLQRHDDPDATESSSGGESDDEAAPPAAVEPFMPTPTSSTTNETGVADSSTTAAAASAPSHAGSTPSTPVTGMPTPAPKPVSTYQRAAWRWARDRAAVAARWSWLQAQVSDLEYRIRQHTDVYRQLRAAKGPVQFAPPNGLTTSTASSPVKSEPSSCSADTAEAEATASSPSSSSRTRPLVSMAGTSCSNSSGSNNNGFRHRRLIRASQIAAGSGRKPSRHSSTVRCCCVMSRIYTPCVLCNGKNNYLLPVDPDGMTLRERIGLTDRGFHPVLSLPQDIPLSAHVDSLLKSGDWRPPPPPTSHQHVPRGNLNSRRSSLKATQEDDSLLVPGSAKRKSNNKRKTKTIDGGSEDGKLDRRKALMKRRKRSTLSTDVQDEDSASFPPSPYDTGSVQSTTPGRPGNNRNERSSVFQDLMRRRTSYDIDNIVIPYSMAATTRVERLQYKEIQTPKWRTVDDEELAAGQEVLEDIEDVSEEACIARHDRSELEERRKFMSYLKQPAGVTRGRRRVDQIDRLDSRADQSSGANTPDPMSPVGSKVTDGSMMDVDLPVEEGERVAADMPTADGSLTASAIKERRRTASLTKRDSSVWKFHDDNSGMSWEMEEPFFTIAPYEPRLFPLSDSVFEQLVEEMPPEEADEDLAPQEAGQRSNKREARSSECGSASVGVPVVLAPGATPTTTSPVDDEAVTFVSESTNSPGADDLDVDDEDPNDPEWEGSQGSAPRSRKR, from the exons ATGTGCGTCAGTGTCGTTGGTCTACAGCCTCCTCAGTGTCCATTGCGCAGTAGCGGGAAACGCAGCGGAAGCAGCATCAACCAACAACAATCCATTCGTCGACATAGTACGGAGAACAGGAGGAGTAGGTGGTCCGGCCGGCTCGTCTGGTCTCTCAGCGGCCCGGCAGCGAGTGCCATGGCCCCGGCCTTGACTCAGGCCACACCGCATCAGCGTTGTTGCCCTCTCAATAGCAACCCGAACGTTCCTCCTAGTTTGACATTACTCCCGAAATCCCATCATTCGTCTTTGTTGAAAGACACTCGTGAAGTGTGGCCGTCTCGTTGCTGCGGCACGAACGGTTCAGTGAAAACAACAGACATTCGTAGTCCGCGAAATAGTAGCAGCAAGTGTCGAAGGAACTCTGGTGGTGTAGGGGTAGCCGTTAGCGGCAAAGAAATAGCTCGATCGGAAGATCTGACCAAGAGTCGGGGCGGCCAGGGCGGTGGGGTCGCGGACGGCCAAGGAGCCCTGGATCCGCCACCGGCCATTGTCAAGGCTCTGGCGGCACCCGGTCCGCCCCCGACGATTGGCCAAGGCACCGATCTGGCGCACACCATCACATCGGCAGCAGCCGTTGCGCCCAGATCGTCTCCGCCCAGTAACGGCGGTGGTAGGGGAACATCGCCGGCACTCAACGGCAACGCCAACATGGGCCTGCATCCCACAGCTCCAGGGGATCGAATGGATCTCGATTCCCCACCTTTGGTTGTTCAAACGGCCGGCAAGACACCCGAATGGTCTGCCACGACGACGGCGACTACTACCTCTTCCTCCACTACCACTGGCACCACCACGATGGTAGACGGAAATCTCGAAGTGGGCGAAGAGGCTGAAGCCAGCGTCCAGGACATTCTCGATGCCATCAAAAGTATGGAAGTGGAGCAGTGCGCCGACATTGGCCTCTCGGCCGCAGAGCAACAATTGCTTCGCGATGCGGCCGCTGCCGTCATGGAGGACGTTGCTGCCCTGCCGGTCAGCGGAGAGCCTACGCCGGTGGCCGTGGTCGACAAGGAGGCCGAAGTGGAGCGCCGACTGAATGAGGCTCGTGTCAAACAGCAGCAAATCGAATCGAGGTGCCAGACGCTGTTACGGCGGGCCGGAAGGCTCCAATCGCGTCACGTCGGCCGACACGTGGCCGATCAGGTGGCGCATTTcgtgacgtatgccaaagaGACGCTTTCTATTGGCGGCAAAGGTCGTGGCGGTCCTCATGGCGCGGCCGAATCCAATCTCTACGGATGGGCAGAAGACGGACGACTTCCCACGCGCGAAGAAGTTCGTAACATCCCAACTGCAACATTAGTCAACCTTGTTAGTCGACTTCAGGCTCCGCCCGTCTCCTATCTGAGCAACCGGCGATATTTCGGTCTTTCCAATCGTTGCGCGGCTCCATCGGCTGGCCAGCAACAACAGTACCAGTCTTCTGCCAGCCACTACAATCGAACAGGTCGGCAGTTGAGCAGTCAGATGGCTGAAACGTTGGAAGAAGTGGCCGGCCTTTGGGAGGCGCAGCTTCGTTATCTGCAGCGTCACGACGATCCGGACGCAACGGAGAGCAGTTCCGGTGGTGAAAGTGACGATGAGGCTGCCCCTCCCGCCGCTGTCGAGCCATTCATGCCCACCCCGACCTCAAGTACGACCAACGAAACGGGAGTTGCCGATAGTAGTAccactgctgctgctgcatcTGCTCCCAGTCACGCAGGTTCAACACCTTCCACCCCGGTCACCGGCATGCCAACGCCGGCACCGAAACCCGTCTCGAC GTATCAGCGGGCTGCATGGAGATGGGCCCGCGATCGAGCAGCAGTTGCAGCCAGGTGGTCTTGGTTGCAGGCGCAAGTGTCGGATCTCGAGTACCGCATCCGCCAACACACGGACGTCTACCGGCAATTGCGCGCGGCCAAAGGGCCCGTCCAGTTTGCGCCACCCAACGGACTGACGACCAGTACAGCGTCCAGCCCGGTCAAAAGCGAGCCCAGTAGTTGTAGTGCAGATACGGCCGAAGCAGAAGCCACGGCTTCGTCTCCTTCATCTTCCAGTCGAACTCGACCGTTGGTCAGCATGGCTGGAACCAGTTGCAGCAACAGCAGTGGTAGCAACAACAATGGTTTCCGCCATCGTCGGTTGATCCGAGCCTCGCAGATCGCGGCGGGAAGCGGTCGCAAGCCGAGCCGCCATTCGTCGACGGTCCGTTGCTGCTGTGTCATGTCGCGTATTTACACTCCGTGCGTCCTGTGCAACGGCAAGAACAATTATCTGCTGCCGGTCGATCCGGACGGGATGACGCTCAGGGAGCGCATCGGCTTGACGGACCGCGGTTTCCATCCGGTTCTCTCCTTGCCGCAAGACATTCCGTTGAGCGCCCACGTCGATTCGCTTCTCAAATCGGGCGATTGGCGCCCACCGCCACCTCCCACTTCGCATCAGCACGTTCCACGCGGAAACTTAAACAGTCGGCGTTCCAGCTTGAAGGCGACACAAGAGGACGATAGTTTACTGGTTCCCGGTTCGGCCAAACGAAAGTCCAATAACAAAAGGAAGACCAAAACGATCGACGGCGGCAGCGAGGACGGCAAACTGGACAGGAGAAAGGCGTTGATGAAACGAAGGAAGCGCTCGACTTTGTCGACTGATGTCCAGGATGAAGATAGCGCCTCGTTTCCTCCGTCGCCGTACGACACTGGTAGCGTCCAGTCGACCACGCCAGGTCGGCCGGGGAATAATCGCAACGAGAGGAGCTCCGTCTTTCAGGACCTGATGCGTCGCCGGACTTCGTACGATATCGACAACATCGTCATTCCTTACAGCATGGCGGCCACGACCCGCGTCGAGAGACTGCAATACAAGGAGATCCAGACGCCCAAGTGGCGCACGGTCGACGACGAGGAATTGGCTGCTGGCCAG GAAGTGTTGGAAGACATTGAGGATGTCAGCGAAGAAGCGTGCATTGCGCGTCACGATCGTTCGGAATTGGAAGAGAGGCGCAAGTTTATGAGCTATCTGAAACAGCCTGCGGGAGTCACGAGAGGTCGTCGACGAGTTGACCAAATTGATCGGCTGGACAGCCGAGCCGATCAGAGCTCCGGTGCCAATACGCCTGACCCAATGTCGCCAGTCGGTTCCAAAGTCACCGACGGCTCAATGATGGATGTCGATCTTCCCGTCGAAGAAGGAGAGCGCGTCGCGGCCGACATGCCAACAGCTGACGGATCGTTAACAGCTTCTGCCATCAAAGAACGTCGAAGGACTGCCTCCCTGACGAAAAGAGATTCCAGCGTATGGAAATTTCACGATGACAATTCCGGCATGTCGTGGGAGATGGAAGAG CCGTTTTTTACAATTGCCCCATATGAACCTCGCCTGTTTCCTCTGTCGGACAGCGTCTTTGAGCAATTGGTCGAGGAAATGCCGCCCGAAGAAGCCGACGAAGACTTGGCACCGCAGGAGGCTGGTCAACGATCGAATAAACGAGAAGCCAGGTCATCCGAGTGCGGCAGTGCCAGTGTCGGAGTGCCCGTCGTTTTGGCTCCAGGAGCCACGCCGACGACCACGTCGCCCGTGGACGATGAAGCCGTCACGTTTGTCTCTGAATCGACAAATTCACCTGGTGCCGACGATCTCGATGTCGACGACGAGGACCCCAACGATCCCGAATGGGAAGGGAGCCAGGGTAGTGCTCCGCGGAGCAGGAAAAGATAG
- the LOC130696173 gene encoding cyclin-T-like, producing the protein MAASMDSGKWIFSKEQLQNTPSRRCNIDYDKEIYYRQQAATLIQEMGQRLQVTQLCINTAIVYVHRFFMFHSFTKFHRNPISSCALFLAAKVEEQPRKLEHVIRVAHMILYKDQRHLDINSEQYIEQAQELINNENILLQTLGFDVAIDHPHTQVLKCCQHLFRASSSKDMAQTSYFMATNSLHLTTMCLQYKPTVVACVCIHLVCKWFNFEIPQSAEGKDWFWYVDKSVTLEMLDELTVEFLAIFNKCPSRLRKRVMQQPGVNASAMTSSDKTASGTSKDSSTSHQDAHKIRNESSGSSAPKPGERVPRPHDQRRDKTGAPLPPSSSTASVPVGHRPSSNSGHPPSHSNRPPEGAGLGVGGSSAAGSHHHHHHHQQQQQQQHQQQPSGHSSSRPPHPHQRSSSGSVKDTKQPVGNSSSSASHPSSVQHHHHQQHQQQHQQQRLQQPPVPQNTLSSQRKPVAPNAPPSNKVQQPSSGGSSSSSLFSPPRVEQQPERKPIDSTSRTGKPSTSAFGQDWPGNGNVSSGASNAVGSNQQTQMNLSTSLGFSLDLDICEDQDSTWDINYGLEPNSLLGSPNAAIESMLMNNATGDGASTSGFQMKQQQSLFSMLEPSPKPQQSGQQQQQLNLINPQLPSTPQPQVTPQQQQHHQQQQQQQHQQQQQQQQQQQQQQPSLRESLFDLVLDNDQFTSVKTEDAMTCVEIKSTPAAEVVVSAPTDGGEDVDSSSGKKKKKKKEKHKNKDKDREGKEKEKKHKHKHKEKDKEKEKQRDKDKYKDATDGPRLKISMPGANQSPAEDPAALVKPVLKIKIPKGRIEGEVATTPTNGSNESQPLPAASPAAPGGGLKIKISREMISSNNSKEKESSRKRSSTTSSSSLNKTSLPSAKLPKIEAIPPQQQQLQPPQQQHHPPHQQQHHFQTASSNARPHHERNGSSSSNAVPEESRQRSHSAHRSSTNMNKVGHASAQTFSGPSASTSSSGPSSAAASAANAAAAAAAANAANPYRSVGGFPSFAPTYPPPGSMPPMGHPPFYNPFPPAYPPYHMYAPYQQAPPMPPMMNNHMHQAPIPPSMATGVSAGMPPLPREPPPQVPPPPPPQPH; encoded by the exons ATGGCGGCGTCGATGGACTCTGGGAAATggattttttctaaagaaCAATTACAAAATACTCCTTCCCGAAGATGCAACATCGACTACGACAAGGAAATTTATTACCGGCAGCAGGCGGCTACATTAATTCAAGAAATGGGCCAAAGATTACAAGT GACACAGCTGTGTATCAACACGGCCATCGTGTATGTGCATCGGTTCTTCATGTTCCATTCCTTCACCAAGTTCCATCGAAATCCTATTTCTTCCTGTGCTCTCTTTCTAGCCGCCAAAGTTGAAGAGCAGCCCAGGAAGTTAGAGCATGTCATAAGGGTTGCTCACATGATCCTCTACAAGGATCAACGCCACTTGGACATAAACTCTGAG CAATACATTGAGCAAGCTCAGGAGCtgataaataatgaaaatattcTGCTCCAGACGCTTGGGTTTGATGTCGCAATTGACCACCCTCACACGCAAGTGCTCAAGTGTTGTCAGCATCTATTTAGAG CGTCTTCTAGCAAGGATATGGCACAGACCTCTTACTTCATGGCAACAAATag TTTGCACCTGACCACCATGTGCCTCCAGTACAAGCCCACCGTGGTGGCCTGTGTTTGCATCCATCTGGTGTGCAAATGGTTCAACTTTGAG ATACCACAGAGTGCCGAAGGTAAAGATTGGTTTTGGTATGTTGACAAATCGGTGACGCTAGAAATGCTGGACGAACTTACGGTCGAATTTCTGGCCATCTTCAACAAATGCCCGTCAAGGCTTCGCAAACGTGTTATGCAACAGCCAGGAGTTAACGCTTCTGCCATGACTTCTTCGGACAAAACCGCTTCTGGAACCAGTAAAGATTCATCGACAAGCCACCAAGATGCTCATAAAATTAGAAACGAATCGTCAGGCAGTAGTGCTCCTAAACCAG GTGAGCGAGTTCCCCGACCACACGATCAAAGGAGGGATAAAACTGGTGCGCCTCTCCCTCCGTCGAGTTCTACGGCCAGCGTCCCCGTCGGTCACCGTCCGTCTTCGAATAGTGGACATCCTCCTTCACATTCGAACCGACCACCGGAAGGTGCGGGGCTTGGTGTTGGTGGTAGTTCAGCTGCTGGCAgtcatcaccatcatcatcatcaccaacaacaacaacagcagcagcaccagcaACAACCTTCGGGACATTCTTCCAGCCGACCTCCACATCCTCATCAAAGGTCAAGTTCTGGTTCTGTGAAAGATACAAAACAGCCGGTTGGAAACAGCAGCAGTAGTGCATCGCATCCCTCATCTGTccaacatcatcatcatcagcagcaccaacaacaacatcaacaacaaaggCTACAGCAGCCACCCGTTCCGCAGAATACGCTATCGTCACAG AGAAAACCAGTCGCACCGAATGCGCCACCCAGCAATAAAGTTCAACAGCCTTCAAGTGGTGgaagtagcagcagcagtttATTTTCTCCACCTCGAGTAGAGCAACAGCCGGAGCGAAAACCAATTGACTCGACTAGTAGAACCGGCAAACCATCTACGTCGGCCTTTGGTCAAGATTGGCCTGGTAATGGCAATGTGTCGTCAGGAGCGAGCAACGCAGTGGGATCGAATCAGCAAACCCAAATGAACCTTAGCACTTCGTTGGGCTTCAGCCTCGATCTGGATATTTGCGAAGATCAAGACTCTACATGGGATATTAACTATGGTTTAGAACCCAACAGTCTGCTGGGGTCGCCCAATGCCGCTATTGAATCCATGTTGATGAATAACGCTACCGGAGACGGGGCGAGTACTAGCGGCTTTCAAATGAAGCAGCAACAGAGCCTTTTTAGTATGTTGGAACCATCACCTAAGCCGCAACAGTCCggacagcagcagcagcagcttaATTTGATCAATCCCCAGCTTCCTTCAACGCCTCAACCGCAAGTTACtccacagcagcagcaacaccaccagcaacagcagcagcaacaacaccagcaacaacaacaacaacaacagcagcagcaacaacaacaaccttcACTTCGTGAAAGTCTGTTTGATCTGGTACTCGACAATGACCAGTTCACCAGTGTCAAAACTGAAGACGCCATGACGTGCGTCGAAATCAAGAGTACACCTGCAGCTGAAGTGGTTGTTTCGGCACCTACTGACGGAGGGGAGGATGTTGACTCATCTTcgggcaaaaagaagaagaagaagaaggagaagcacaaaaacaaagataagGATCGTGAAGGCaaagagaaggagaagaaacaCAAACACAAGCACAAAGAGAAAGATAAGGAGAAGGAGAAGCAGCGCGATAAGGACAAGTACAAAGACGCCACCGACGGTCCACGGCTCAAGATATCGATGCCAGGAGCGAACCAGTCACCTGCCGAAGATCCAGCTGCTCTGGTCAAACCTGTGCTGAAAATTAAGATTCCCAAAGGACGTATCGAAGGCGAGGTCGCTACGACGCCGACCAATGGATCCAACGAAAGCCAGCCACTACCGGCGGCCTCGCCTGCGGCACCTGGTGGTGGTCTCAAGATCAAAATCAGTCGGGAGATGATCAGCAGCAATAACagcaaagaaaaggagagCAGCCGGAAGCGATCCAGCACAACTAGCAGCTCTTCACTAAACAAAACGTCCCTACCCTCAGCCAAACTACCAAAAATAGAAGCCATACCaccacagcagcagcaactcCAACCACCACAGCAACAGCATCATCCACCTCATCAGCAGCAACATCATTTTCAAACGGCCAGTTCGAATGCACGCCCGCATCACGAACGCAATGGGTCGTCGTCGTCCAACGCAGTGCCGGAAGAAAGTCGCCAACGTAGTCACTCGGCTCATCGATCATCCACCAATATGAACAAGGTAGGACACGCATCAGCGCAGACGTTTTCGGGTCCTTCTGCTAGTACGTCCTCCTCTGGCCCGTCGTCCGCTGCTGCTTCCGCCGCCAATGCTGCTGCAGCCGCCGCTGCTGCCAATGCCGCGAACCCCTATCGTTCAGTGGGCGGTTTTCCCTCATTTGCTCCCACCTATCCTCCACCAGGGTCTATGCCACCAATGGGACATCCTCCCTTCTACAATCCTTTTCCTCCTGCTTATCCACCCTACCACATGTATGCACCGTACCAGCAAGCACCCCCGATGCCGCCCATGATGAACAATCATATGCACCAAGCTCCGATACCGCCATCCATGGCCACTGGAGTCTCTGCCGGCATGCCACCTCTACCTCGAGAGCCTCCCCCTCAAGTACCCCCTCCGCCGCCTCCTCAGCCACATTAG
- the LOC130697040 gene encoding uncharacterized protein LOC130697040 yields the protein MTANEESASSTSVSENSFQTYSEDEAGQTEIPSDSITVVWLKQGHGGDNSQSWWNKRKQRIFRKKTLYMRIPILKWLPKYSAQDFVADLVAGITVGVTVIPQGLAYATVARLPPEYGLHASYVGCFVYLLFGGTPVVTIGPTALMSLVTYDSGAALMGPEAAILLAFLTGCIVLLFGLLNFGFLIDITAAPVVAEFTSAAAFTIATTQIEAFPGLRFDDEGFLNTWIAVFENIAETKKWDAVLGFASIAILLLLRVLDQVKLGEEGERKRWQNWVNTTCWLISVSRNAIVIIAASILAYALAEPGQSSYPLTLTGEIPSGFPPFRAPPFSFEADGKTYSFVDICKNLGSLPYISPLVTVTESIAIAKSLAKGSRTDVSQEMIAIGTSNILGSFTSSFPVTGAFPRTVVNAASGVHTPFDGLYTGALALLAITVLTPYFFYIPKNCLAAVIISAVIFMVEVSLVKMVWKSKKIVLVPFGFTFVFCVFVGLSQGILIGTAINLGMLLYSTARPRIKIHKIKFSVHRHGIVHVQRTKSFGAISWYYRRDRHEPRLGSGFYHGLPPPLERSPEEQTGSSEKYNDEEYAISPSACLLRQASLSPEPEDGDKDVDVDLYQAAVLSLARLDRLAAPFIHPPLSDRTVIENTLIRLDLNASTTADRYTEVHKLSIAIEQMICTALGLLILSSDDKVYIIGYTDPEPTIRILKSFSAFSLAGISFMADSCVCVILMHAGQRNVEEQEEKTEVEEKKEEEEETWPFAHDEAVPFTMAKAYAEIIVKAESVDVDEEAKEEATAFLETLAENLAKAEDGDINEEEHWAMAKAFARFVLKAGPVFVDNEVKDLVQAFLDVRDKNLAKAEDGDVVEDEEEDEDEQAWAEFIIKAESIDVDDDVKEAAKAFFETLAENLTKVEDGDVDEDWILANAWAEFVFKAELVDVDEEVRKLAQALLYAGDENLAKASDEDMDVDEILAKDDEQLEKELKELKGELAEELEELEEELEEMAQREALAELLAEVKAVAEALAKAKGDILSVRCYPGPSQTVAKRKREEDATATLPDEKRSRR from the exons ATGACGGCTAATGAAGAAAGCGCCAGTTCAACTAGCGTATCAGAAAACAGTTTTCAAACCTACAGCGAAGATGAGGCCGGCCAGACGGAAATACCTTCGGATTCCATTACTGTTGTTTGGTTGAAACAGGGACATGGCGGAGACAATTCGCAGTCTTGGTGGAATAAGCGAAAACAACGAATTTTCCGCAAGAAAACGCTGTACATGCGCATCCCAATATTGAAATGGCTTCCCAAATACTCTGCACAAGACTTTGTAGCTGATCTTGTGGCCGGTATCACCGTCGGAGTAACAGTCATTCCACAAGGTTTAGCTTATGCCACCGTGGCCAGACTCCCTCCTGAG tATGGCCTGCACGCCTCGTATGTGGGATGCTTCGTTTATCTTCTATTCGGCGGTACGCCAGTGGTCACTATTGGGCCAACGGCCCTTATGTCACTCGTCACTTACGATTCGGGGGCTGCGCTAATGGGGCCTGAAGCAGCTATCCTTCTTGCATTTCTCACCGGTTGCATTGTTCTTCTCTTCGGCCTGCTCAATTTCG GTTTCTTGATTGATATCACCGCAGCTCCAGTCGTGGCCGAATTCACGAGCGCCGCCGCCTTCACGATAGCGACGACACAAATTGAAGCCTTTCCCGGCCTCAGATTTGATGACGAAGGGTTCCTCAATACGTGGATAGCGGTATTTGAAAACATTGCAGAAACTAAAAAATGGGATGCTGTTTTGGGTTTTGCTTCCATCGCTATTTTGCTTCTACTTCGG GTTCTTGATCAAGTCAAATTGGgtgaagaaggagaaagaaagcgATGGCAAAATTGGGTCAACACGACATGTTGGCTGATTTCGGTCTCGCGTAACGCTATCGTCATCATCGCCGCTTCCATTTTGGCTTACGCTCTGGCTGAACCCGGCCAGAGTAGCTATCCTTTGACCTTAACCG GTGAGATTCCTAGCGGATTCCCTCCATTCAGAGCGCCGCCCTTTTCGTTTGAGGCAGACGGAAAGACATACTCTTTTGTGGACATTTGCAAAAATCTAGGCTCTTTGCCCTACATTTCTCCACTGGTCACCGTAACTGAATCGATTGCGATTGCCAAATCCTTAG CCAAAGGGAGTCGCACTGATGTCAGTCAAGAGATGATCGCCATCGGTACTAGCAACATTTTAGGATCGTTTACGTCATCGTTTCCAGTGACAGGCGCATTTCCACGCACGGTCGTTAATGCCGCCAGCGGCGTCCACACGCCTTTCGACGGACTCTACACTG GTGCTCTTGCACTTCTGGCCATTACGGTTTTGACGCCTTACTTTTTCTACATTCCAAAAAACTGCTTGGCAGCGGTCATCATATCCGCTGTTATTTTCATGGTGGAAGTCAGCTTAGTCAAGATGGTTTGGAAATCAAAAA AAATTGTTTTAGTGCCTTTTGGCTTTACGTTCGTCTTTTGCGTCTTTGTCGGTCTGTCGCAAGGCATTTTGATTGGCACGGCTATCAATCTTGGCATGCTCTTATACAGCACGGCTCGTCCACGGATTAAAATCCAtaaaatcaaa TTTAGTGTTCACCGCCATGGAATAGTTCATGTCCAGCGTACGAAAAGCTTCGGCGCTATATCCTGGTATTATCGTCGTGATCGACATGAGCCACGTCTCGGCAGCGGATTTTACCACGGCTTAC CTCCGCCGTTGGAGCGCAGTCCAGAAGAGCAGACGGGGAGTTCCGAAAAATACAACGATGAAGAATACGCTATTAGTCCATCGGCTTGCCTTTTAAGGCAAGCAAGCTTATCGCCTGAGCCAGAAGATGGTGACAAAGACGTCGACGTTGACCTATATCAAGCTGCTGTTCTCAGCTTGGCTCGTTTGGATCGATTAGCCGCTCCATTTATTCATCCGCCACTATCG GATCGAACAGTCATTGAAAACACCTTAATTCGATTGGATTTAAATGCCTCGACCACGGCAGATCGTTACACCGAGGTCCACAAACTTTCAATCGCAATCGAACAAATGATCTGCACTGCCCTTGGCCTATTAATTCTATCCAGCGATGACAAAGTGTACATTATCGGCTACACCGATCCAGAACCG ACTATCCGAATTCTCAAAAGTTTTTCCGCTTTTTCGCTTGCGGGAATTAGTTTTATGGCCGACTCTTGTGTCTGTGTTATCCTAATGCATGCTGGTCAG AGAAACGTGGAGGAGCAGGAAGAGAAGACGGAGGTTGAAGAGAagaaggaggaagaagaggagactTGGCCTTTCGCTCATGATGAGGCTGTTCCTTTTACTATGGCTAAGGCTTATGCTGAGATTATCGTTAAGGCTGAGTCTGTGGATGTGGATGAGGAGGCGAAGGAGGAGGCTACAGCTTTCTTGGAGACTTTGGCTGAGAATTTGGCTAAGGCTGAGGATGGGGATATCAATGAGGAGGAGCATTGGGCTATGGCTAAGGCTTTTGCTAGGTTTGTCCTTAAGGCTGGGCCTGTTTTTGTGGACAATGAGGTGAAGGATTTGGTTCAAGCTTTCCTTGATGTTCGGGATAAAAATTTGGCTAAGGCTGAGGATGGGGATGTAGTCGAAGATGAAGAGGAGGATGAAGATGAGCAG GCTTGGGCTGAGTTTATCATTAAGGCGGAGTCTATCGATGTGGATGACGATGTGAAGGAGGCGGCTAAAGCTTTCTTTGAGACTTTGGCTGAGAATTTAACTAAGGTTGAGGATGGGGATGTGGATGAGGATTGGATTTTGGCTAACGCTTGGGCTGAGTTTGTGTTTAAGGCTGAACTTGTGGATGTGGATGAGGAGGTGAGGAAGTTGGCTCAAGCTTTACTTTATGCTGGAGATGAGAATTTGGCTAAGGCTAGTGATGAGGATATGGATGTGGA TGAGATTTTGGCTAAGGATGACGAGCAGCTGGAGAAGGAGTTGAAGGAGCTGAAGGGGGAGTTGGCGGAAGAGTTGGAAGAGCTGGAGGAGGAGTTGGAGGAAATGGCTCAGCGGGAGGCTTTGGCTGAGCTTTTGGCTGAGGTTAAGGCTGTGGCTGAGGCTTTGGCTAAGGCTAAAGGTGACATACTGAGCGTAAGATGTTATCCTGGACCGTCCCAAACAGTGGCTAAGCGTAAGCGAGAAGAGGATGCTACAGCAACTCTTCCTGACGAGAAACGTTCGAGGCGATGA